Proteins encoded by one window of Actinocorallia herbida:
- a CDS encoding branched-chain amino acid ABC transporter permease: MSLTELMQLITSGVVLGAMYGLIAVGYTMVYGIVQLINFAHGEIFMLGGFGALAMYAWIPPLQHMSLWLALPIMLIGGVAISVLAAVGAERFAYRPLRNAPRLAPLITAIGLAIFVQQLVFLYWPTNGADGLTLGAKQPQVFPQLPGEALEIGGVTLQWADVLTLVLALVAMLVLAYFVRRTRTGRAMQATAQDPDTAGLMGIDTDRIIVIAFVIGASLAAVAGLAHGLRYGQLTYEMGFIAGLKAFTAAVLGGIGNVYGAMLGGIVLGVVESLAAGGLGYLDAVAQFGGGAWKDVWAFVILILVLLVRPQGLLGERTGDRA, from the coding sequence GTGAGTCTGACCGAGCTGATGCAGCTCATCACCAGCGGCGTCGTCCTCGGCGCCATGTACGGACTGATCGCCGTCGGATACACGATGGTCTACGGCATCGTCCAACTGATCAACTTCGCGCACGGCGAGATCTTCATGCTCGGCGGATTCGGCGCGCTCGCCATGTACGCCTGGATCCCCCCGCTCCAGCACATGTCGCTGTGGCTCGCTCTGCCGATCATGCTGATCGGCGGTGTGGCGATCTCGGTGCTCGCCGCGGTGGGGGCCGAGCGGTTCGCCTACCGCCCGCTGCGCAACGCGCCGCGCCTCGCCCCGCTGATCACCGCGATCGGCCTGGCTATCTTCGTCCAGCAGCTCGTCTTCCTGTACTGGCCGACGAACGGCGCCGACGGCCTGACCCTCGGGGCCAAGCAGCCCCAGGTGTTCCCGCAGCTCCCGGGCGAGGCCCTGGAGATCGGCGGCGTCACCCTCCAATGGGCGGACGTCCTGACCCTCGTGCTCGCGCTCGTCGCGATGCTCGTGCTCGCCTACTTCGTCCGCAGGACCCGGACCGGGCGCGCCATGCAGGCGACCGCCCAGGACCCGGACACCGCGGGCCTCATGGGCATCGACACCGACCGCATCATCGTCATCGCGTTCGTCATCGGCGCGTCCCTCGCCGCCGTGGCGGGGCTCGCGCACGGGCTGCGGTACGGCCAGCTCACCTACGAGATGGGCTTCATCGCGGGCCTCAAGGCGTTCACCGCGGCGGTGCTCGGCGGCATCGGCAACGTGTACGGCGCCATGCTGGGCGGGATCGTCCTCGGCGTCGTGGAGTCCCTCGCGGCCGGCGGCCTCGGCTACCTCGACGCGGTCGCGCAGTTCGGCGGCGGCGCCTGGAAGGACGTGTGGGCGTTCGTCATCCTGATCCTCGTCCTCCTGGTGCGTCCGCAGGGCCTGCTCGGAGAAAGAACGGGGGACAGGGCATGA
- a CDS encoding branched-chain amino acid ABC transporter permease, whose product MTLVRLPFKTAAALAAAGAALVLGSTMLPWTWTSSFPGDLTVAFYPAGNQLITLVSAVLALLFAVAALSGPRFAVLPAGRAARALRGACFGVAACTLYGVAAIAWELGGVANWEPGAYVAAVGSLLALAGALALPADGEAVPIAWRLPAAVEIAAVLVLVFGGMLLLSYGLATEHTEQFLAFCLAAGFAVRAVKESGLPGPVKDMFTRRRYATGVAALVAAVGFALVQTGDAYTSLAANILVFGAVALGLNIVVGLSGLLDLGYVAFLGVGAYVAALVSGSTYSRFAGEPLPFWAAMLAGMVVAVIAGVIIGAPTLRVRGDYLAIVTLGFGEIFRILVNNLDGISGPHVTNGPNGIPNIPDLVVLGYDFGEEHHFLGLTIGRFANYYLLLIAVIAFVVFVFHRVADSRIGRAWVAIREDETAAEAMGINGYRFKLLAFGLGAALAGLAGTVQAHVTTTVTPDQYQFLSTAPPNSAFLLAAVVLGGMGTVSGPLVGGFLLFVVPEKFEFFADKQLLLFGATLILMMRLRPEGLVPSRQARLEFHEEEIADAEAHAAVGREPAGVKA is encoded by the coding sequence ATGACCCTCGTGCGGCTCCCCTTCAAGACCGCCGCCGCGCTCGCCGCGGCGGGCGCGGCCCTCGTCCTCGGCTCGACGATGCTCCCGTGGACCTGGACGTCGTCCTTCCCCGGCGATCTGACCGTCGCGTTCTACCCGGCGGGCAACCAGCTCATCACGCTGGTGTCCGCGGTCCTCGCCCTCCTCTTCGCGGTCGCCGCGTTGAGCGGGCCGCGCTTCGCCGTCCTCCCTGCGGGTCGTGCGGCGCGCGCACTACGCGGCGCCTGCTTCGGCGTCGCGGCGTGCACCCTGTACGGCGTCGCGGCCATCGCGTGGGAACTCGGCGGCGTCGCCAACTGGGAGCCCGGCGCGTATGTCGCGGCAGTAGGGTCCCTGCTCGCTCTCGCGGGCGCACTGGCCCTGCCGGCCGACGGCGAAGCGGTCCCGATCGCTTGGCGGCTCCCCGCCGCGGTCGAGATCGCCGCCGTCCTGGTGCTCGTCTTCGGCGGGATGCTCCTGCTCAGCTACGGGCTGGCCACCGAGCACACCGAGCAGTTCCTCGCCTTCTGCCTCGCCGCCGGCTTCGCCGTACGGGCCGTCAAGGAGAGCGGCCTTCCCGGGCCCGTCAAGGACATGTTCACGCGGCGGCGTTACGCGACGGGCGTCGCGGCCCTCGTCGCCGCCGTGGGGTTCGCGCTGGTGCAGACCGGAGACGCCTACACGTCCCTGGCCGCCAACATCCTCGTCTTCGGTGCGGTCGCCCTCGGCCTGAACATCGTGGTCGGCCTGTCCGGCCTGCTCGACCTCGGCTACGTGGCCTTCCTCGGCGTCGGCGCCTACGTCGCCGCCCTGGTGTCGGGCTCCACGTACTCGCGCTTCGCGGGGGAGCCGCTGCCGTTCTGGGCGGCGATGCTCGCCGGCATGGTCGTCGCGGTCATCGCGGGCGTCATCATCGGCGCGCCCACGCTGCGCGTGCGCGGCGACTACCTCGCCATCGTGACGCTCGGGTTCGGGGAGATCTTCCGGATCCTCGTCAACAACCTGGACGGCATCTCCGGGCCGCACGTCACCAACGGCCCGAACGGCATCCCCAACATCCCCGACCTCGTGGTCCTCGGCTACGACTTCGGCGAGGAGCACCACTTCCTCGGGCTGACGATCGGCAGGTTCGCCAACTACTACCTGCTGCTCATCGCGGTGATCGCGTTCGTGGTGTTCGTCTTCCACCGCGTCGCCGACTCCCGGATCGGCCGCGCCTGGGTCGCCATCCGCGAGGACGAGACCGCGGCCGAGGCGATGGGCATCAACGGCTACCGGTTCAAGCTCCTGGCCTTCGGGCTCGGCGCCGCCCTCGCCGGGCTCGCCGGGACCGTCCAGGCGCATGTGACGACCACCGTGACGCCCGACCAGTACCAGTTCCTCAGCACCGCCCCGCCGAACTCGGCGTTCCTGCTGGCGGCCGTGGTGCTGGGCGGCATGGGCACGGTCAGCGGACCGCTCGTCGGCGGCTTCCTGCTGTTCGTGGTGCCGGAGAAGTTCGAGTTCTTCGCCGACAAGCAGCTCCTGCTGTTCGGCGCGACGCTCATCCTCATGATGCGGCTGCGCCCGGAGGGCCTGGTGCCCAGCAGGCAGGCGCGTCTCGAGTTCCACGAGGAAGAGATCGCCGACGCAGAGGCGCACGCCGCCGTCGGCCGGGAGCCCGCGGGGGTGAAGGCATGA